The Kluyveromyces lactis strain NRRL Y-1140 chromosome D complete sequence genome has a window encoding:
- the VPS51 gene encoding Vps51p (similar to uniprot|P36116 Saccharomyces cerevisiae YKR020W (VPS51)), whose protein sequence is MAEQITHKKSLKRVDNEKRRLLKEYYRLQKDNKPGETTAESDKADTKSPSPSVLPGVTTGSIPASGADIDSGVTSANLGNVVASTPIENCKSPQDTEQEIRLELEKGDIDVTKKSLKQLLQVQNLLLAEETEADNAIKNTIYDNYYDLIKVDEILKEMTQLDESLVEQLRETCNMARPMLKQ, encoded by the coding sequence ATGGCAGAACAAATTACGCATAAAAAATCGTTGAAACGGGTAGATAATGAGAAGAGAAGGCTATTGAAAGAGTATTATCGACTACAAAAGGATAATAAGCCTGGAGAAACAACTGCTGAATCGGATAAGGCTGATACGAAGTCGCCATCGCCGTCAGTTTTACCTGGAGTAACAACGGGGTCGATACCAGCATCAGGTGCTGACATTGATTCTGGCGTGACCAGCGCTAATCTTGGCAATGTCGTTGCTTCTACACCCATTGAAAACTGCAAATCACCTCAAGATACAGAGCAAGAGATCCGGTTAGAACTGGAAAAGGGTGATATAGATGTAACAAAGAAGTCTTTGAAGCAGTTATTGCAAGTTCAAAATCTGCTCTTGGCAGAGGAAACTGAAGCAGACAATGCCATTAAGAATACTATATACGATAATTATTACGATTTGATTAAAGTGGATGAAATACTAAAAGAGATGACTCAGTTGGATGAATCCTTAGTGGAGCAACTGCGAGAAACGTGCAATATGGCTCGACCCATGTTGAAACAGTGA
- the ILT1 gene encoding Ilt1p (similar to uniprot|Q03193 Saccharomyces cerevisiae YDR090C Hypothetical ORF), with the protein MISEKAAYALATLGTVCWCVQLIPQIIYNYIRKDCTGFPPSMMFLWVVSGVPFGIYFLITRGNIILQIQPHLFMFFCSLSWVQSLYYPPYSLSVKKILLRCILPMILFIVSFEIGFTLWLRPVYDHGTHWPALVIGIIATILLAAGLIPPYFELAKRQGRVVGINFIFLFVDSLGAWCSIASVIVGNMDIMGIVLYAVVAALELGIFASHFIWCCRFKWFGNGTGEFDDDDVGSTSSSVGIEINGIDGDSAEDGIFAGPYINNEQDKDDIGSNNTKSMKEQRS; encoded by the coding sequence ATGATTTCTGAAAAAGCAGCGTATGCTTTGGCTACTCTTGGAACGGTATGTTGGTGTGTACAATTGATTCCACAAATTATTTACAACTATATCAGGAAAGACTGTACAGGGTTCCCCCCCTCAATGATGTTTCTTTGGGTGGTTTCTGGGGTACCGTTTGGAATCTACTTTCTAATAACAAGAGGTAATATAATTCTTCAGATCCAGCCGCATTTATTCATGTTTTTCTGCTCATTATCATGGGTTCAATCATTATATTATCCCCCTTACAGTCTCTCTGTGAAAAAGATCTTGCTTCGATGTATTTTACCCATGATATTATTCATTGTCAGCTTTGAGATAGGGTTTACTCTTTGGTTAAGACCGGTGTATGATCATGGTACTCATTGGCCAGCGCTAGTGATAGGAATCATTGCCACTATTTTGCTTGCAGCAGGATTGATCCCACCATATTTTGAGCTTGCGAAACGTCAGGGACGTGTCGTTGGCATAAATTTCATATTCTTGTTTGTTGACTCACTTGGTGCATGGTGTAGCATTGCCAGTGTTATTGTAGGGAACATGGATATCATGGGAATTGTATTGTATGCTGTCGTCGCAGCGTTAGAGCTCGGGATATTCGCTTCCCATTTCATATGGTGCTGCAGATTTAAATGGTTTGGCAATGGTACTGGTGAATtcgatgatgacgatgtCGGTAGCACAAGCAGTTCCGTAGGTATAGAAATAAACGGAATCGATGGCGACTCTGCTGAAGACGGGATCTTTGCAGGTCCTTATATTAATAACGAGCAGgataaagatgatattGGTAGTAATAATACAAAATCTatgaaagaacaaagatcATGA